A single region of the Spirochaetaceae bacterium genome encodes:
- a CDS encoding replicative DNA helicase, which yields MKHNIDAEKGVLGALLLNFVSAQLNTIDQVLYADDFYVQAHQVIDRAITELNDSGHLVDTVTLVNYLKNNN from the coding sequence TTGAAGCACAATATTGATGCTGAAAAAGGTGTGCTTGGGGCGCTGCTGTTAAATTTTGTTAGCGCCCAGCTTAATACCATCGACCAAGTTTTGTATGCCGATGATTTTTATGTACAAGCCCATCAGGTTATTGACCGGGCCATTACCGAGCTTAACGATAGTGGCCACTTGGTAGATACCGTAACTTTAGTTAATTACTTAAAAAATAACAATTT